The genomic segment caaaaaggcctggacatgtgctggcttgagcaagggggaccttgctgccctgcaggattttgaaCCATGACAGTgtatagtgtgttactaatgtaatctttgtgactaccATCGTAGTTAATCGACGGCATCAACCAGGTCCTCTTGTGGCGTTCTGAGCTTTCTCTGAGTCAcccttaccccacaaggtgagatcttgcatggagtcctAGACTGAGAAAGATTGAGTCATTCTGTTTCttacattttctaataattaccccAACTGTTGTTAtcctctcaccaagctgcttgcctgttgtcctctagcccatcccagctttgtgcaggtctacaattttgttcctggtgtccttagacagctctttggtcttggctatggccaTGGTTGGAGTGTGTAGACAGGTTtcttttatataggtaacaagttcaaacaggtgcaattaatacaggtaaagagtgcagaataggagggcttcttaaagaaaaattaagaggtctgtgagagcctaccttgctggttggtagggtatcaaatacttatttcatgcaataaaatgaaaattatatataaaaaaagtgatttacagaatttttatttttttattctgtctcagttaaagtgtacctatgacaaaaattacagacctctccattgtaggtggaaaaacttgaaaaatcgacagtggatcaaaaacTTATTTGCCCCATAggagtgtctttccaaatcatgtcccatcaactgaattttccccaggtggactccaattaagctgtagaaacatctcaaggatgataagtAGAAACAAGATGCATCTTaactcaattttgagtttaaaggcaaaggctgtgaatacttatgtacatgtgatttcttaacccccccccccaaatagtcattatggggtattatgtgtagaattttgagacaaataattaatttaacccattttggaataaggctgtaacataaaaagtggaaaaaaaaatccagtgctGTGaacattttctggatgcactttacATCTATTTTTGTTTGAATAAAAATTTTATTTTAGAATAAATATAATTTTGGACTGATTACAATTGACACATTTTGAAAAGCAAACTACAGAAGTATAATTAAGATTGTTAAAGCCTATGAAGATGTTAGATCCATTTGTTTATATTGTCAAACACCCTTTCCAGTTGTTGGATGTGAACTCTGTACTTCAGAGATTATCTGTTATTCCTTGACAAATCAGGTGATTCTGAAAAGCTGAAGAATTTATTTTGGTAAGAGCCACATTTCAGTTCAACAAAATCTGGCATCATCATGGAATATTCTGGTTGAGTCATCAGTTGTTTGACAGCCTGCAACGAAGAGTTTAAATAATATCAGTAACCAAAAACATGCTTTAAAACACTTAATCCTGACAACATGACTTATTTGGCCCAGTCAACATTAAGACGAGGATCGTATCCAAAACCCGACACTCCTGCGATGGCTCTGGCTGCGTCCTCCCGACGACTGAACTTAATGAAGGCAAAGCCCTGGAGGAGGAAGGAGAGAAAGAAGAATGACAAAAACACACCATTAGTCATGGTGGTTAAGTGAGGCCTCAAGAAGTATTTGATATTTTTCATGAGCCCATGAAATTGAGGTGTCTCAAGTCAGTTGGAAATAGATTAAAGTTGATCATGCATGCCTGTCGTACACTAGATGTAATatcacatttttaaaaacaagTCCTAACCTTTGACTGTCCCGTGTTCTTGTCCTTGATCAGATAGATCCTGGAGATAGATCCAAATGGTCTGAAGAGCTCCTGTAAATCTTTCTCACGAGTGCCTTCAGACAGATTGGTCACATGGATGGTAGCGTTGTCATGAGCTGTCAGGAAAAAGGTCACATTGTTCATGTTTTCCATATTCTCTAGAATACAAGTCACATCTTTTTTTCTGTACGACAACCTCAATTTAACTGTTTAATAAGACAGGAatcagcacatgtgcacaccacagcctgtactGTTACTTaaaataaggacttttaaattccaaaaataagcaagctgGGCAAATGTGTCAGACGATGTACTGGATGCAAATTGATGAGTTTGGACAACAGAAATTGTCAGATGGACACcgatgacaacaaaaaagaactgAATAATGGAATTATATAGGACTCGCTCAACTTGTGGTGTGTAACAAGTACTGttgaattccaaaaataagcaagatggtcaAATGTACAATAGGCAATAAatctggatgttatttgatgcagtttgaacAAAAATAGAGATTGCTAGACCACCACAACAAAAACACGAatccatttttatttttgattcaACTCTTAATTGCAGATTTCATGTACTATTTTTATTATTGGAACTGATTCTTTCATTCTTAGAATTTACTTTgcatagtgctttgattcctgggtaaGTCCCATATAAATAGTTACTACtactaccaacaacaacaactactacaTGTGTTTTTTTTGGTATGCAAGGCACAGGACCTCCAaaactagttaaaaaataaaaaaggacataCAAAATACAGTACATCTACACTGAAAGGACAGATGATAGACAACATCTCTGCGGTTGGGCTGCATGGATTCTCCTCTTCGTGCGCCTCCATCCCTTAGACTTGGGGGCACATACTTGCCAGTCTTATTTTGCACCGGCCGTGCA from the Thalassophryne amazonica chromosome 16, fThaAma1.1, whole genome shotgun sequence genome contains:
- the LOC117527984 gene encoding eukaryotic translation initiation factor 3 subunit G-like, yielding MHCVGLEIANKLDRRRRRRFFKSLRMPLIKYDCPYKDTLGPMQKEQAEQLGPSTGDKEKSAGCAEPEPARPVQNKTGKYVPPSLRDGGARRGESMQPNRRDVVYHLSFQCRCTVFSHDNATIHVTNLSEGTREKDLQELFRPFGSISRIYLIKDKNTGQSKGFAFIKFSRREDAARAIAGVSGFGYDPRLNVDWAKLSNN